From a single Methylosinus sp. H3A genomic region:
- the rplL gene encoding 50S ribosomal protein L7/L12: protein MANLEKIVEDLSSLTVLEAAELAKLLEEKWGVSAAAAVAVAAAPGAGAAAAPVEEQTEFSVILAAAGDKKIEVIKEVRAITGLGLKEAKDLVEGAPKPVKEGASKDEAEKIKAALEKVGAKVELK, encoded by the coding sequence ATGGCTAATCTCGAAAAGATCGTCGAAGACCTGTCGAGCCTGACCGTGCTCGAGGCCGCCGAGCTGGCGAAGCTGCTCGAGGAGAAGTGGGGCGTCTCGGCCGCCGCGGCCGTCGCCGTCGCCGCCGCTCCGGGCGCTGGCGCCGCCGCCGCCCCGGTCGAGGAGCAGACCGAGTTCAGCGTGATTCTGGCCGCCGCCGGCGACAAGAAGATCGAGGTCATCAAGGAGGTCCGCGCGATCACCGGCCTCGGCCTCAAGGAGGCCAAGGATCTGGTCGAAGGCGCTCCCAAGCCCGTCAAGGAAGGCGCTTCCAAGGACGAGGCCGAGAAGATCAAGGCCGCCCTCGAGAAGGTCGGCGCCAAGGTCGAGCTCAAGTAA
- the rpoB gene encoding DNA-directed RNA polymerase subunit beta — MAQTSAQTFSGRKRVRKFFGHIREAAEMPNLIEVQKASYDQFLIVDEPAGGRLDEGLQSVFKSVFPISDFSQVALLEFVRYEFEPPKYDVDECRQRGMTFAAPLKVTLRLIVFDVDPDTQAKSVKDIKEQDVYMGDMPFMTANGTFIVNGTERVIVSQMHRSPGVFFDHDKGKSHSSGKLLFAARIIPYRGSWLDIEFDAKDIVYARIDRRRKIPVSSLLFALGMDGEEILSTFYKTITFKASGDSWRQPFDPERLKGVKAVSDIVDADTGEVIVEAGKKLTARAARQLAEKGVKAIKIQSEDLYGQFLAQDLFDPSTGEIFAEAGDEITVKSLPLLVEKGFDELPVLDIDHINIGPYIRNTLAVDKNNSREDALFDIYRVMRPGEPPTMDTAEAMFYSLFFDSERYDLSAVGRVKMNMRLDLDAPDTMRVLRKDDIVAVVRALVDLRDGRGEIDDIDHLGNRRVRSVGELMENQYRLGLLRMERAIKERMSSVDIDTVMPQDLINAKPAAAAVREFFGSSQLSQFMDQTNPLSEITHKRRLSALGPGGLTRERAGFEVRDVHPTHYGRICPIETPEGPNIGLINSLATFARVNKYGFIEGPYRRVRDGKVTSEVAYLSAMEEQKYHVAQANAPIDAEGNLLEDLVLCRHAGDVVLVPRERVDAMDVSPKQLVSVAAALIPFLENDDANRALMGSNMQRQAVPLVKADAPLVGTGMEPIVAADSGAAIAARRAGVVDQIDATRIVVRATEEQDPTKPGVDIYRLMKFQRSNQSTCINQKPLVKVGDYVTKGDIIADGPSTDLGDLALGRNVLVAFMPWNGYNFEDSILLNERIVKDDVFTSIHIDEFEVMARDTKLGPEEITRDIPNVSEETLKNLDEAGIVYIGAEVQAGDILVGKITPKGESPMTPEEKLLRAIFGEKASDVRDTSLRVPPGVQGTIVEVRVFNRHGVEKDERAQAIEREEIERLAKDRDDELAILDRNTYARLFEMLVGKVAIAGPKTFKKDQPLNQAILDEYPRSQWWTFVIEDDNLMSGIEAVRKQYDESKKGLENRFLDKVEKLQRGDELPPGVMKMVKVFVAVKRKIQPGDKMAGRHGNKGVVSRIVPQEDMPFLEDGQPVDIVLNPLGVPSRMNVGQILETHLGWACAGLGKQVGAAVDAYMRSKDTKPLREKLTDIYGPNESLEGLDDTTVVEVGKNLRRGVPIATPVFDGAREKDIVEMLSRAGLASSGQVTLFDGRSGEAFDRKVTVGYIYMLKLHHLVDDKIHARSIGPYSLVTQQPLGGKAQFGGQRFGEMEVWALEAYGAAYTLQEMLTVKSDDVAGRTKVYESIVRGDDTFESGIPESFNVLIKEMRSLALNVELTSAEPEEDEETPSSETTAEAAE; from the coding sequence ATGGCTCAGACTTCGGCGCAGACTTTCTCCGGTCGCAAGCGTGTCCGCAAATTCTTCGGACATATCCGCGAAGCCGCGGAAATGCCCAATCTGATCGAAGTGCAGAAAGCCTCCTACGACCAGTTCCTGATCGTCGACGAGCCCGCCGGCGGGCGCCTCGACGAGGGCCTGCAGTCGGTCTTCAAATCCGTTTTTCCGATTTCCGATTTCTCCCAGGTCGCCCTGCTCGAATTCGTCCGCTACGAGTTCGAGCCGCCGAAATATGACGTCGACGAGTGCCGCCAGCGCGGCATGACCTTCGCCGCGCCGCTCAAGGTGACGCTGCGCCTCATCGTGTTCGATGTCGATCCCGACACGCAGGCGAAGTCCGTCAAGGACATCAAGGAGCAGGACGTCTATATGGGCGACATGCCCTTCATGACGGCGAACGGCACCTTCATCGTCAATGGCACCGAGCGCGTCATCGTCTCGCAGATGCATCGCTCGCCGGGCGTGTTCTTCGATCACGACAAGGGCAAGAGCCATTCCTCGGGCAAGCTGCTGTTCGCGGCCCGCATCATCCCCTATCGCGGCTCCTGGCTCGACATAGAGTTCGACGCCAAGGACATCGTCTATGCGCGCATCGACCGTCGGCGAAAAATTCCAGTGTCGTCGCTGCTCTTCGCGCTCGGCATGGACGGCGAGGAGATTCTCTCCACCTTCTACAAGACCATCACCTTCAAAGCCTCGGGCGACAGCTGGCGCCAGCCCTTCGATCCGGAGCGGCTGAAGGGCGTGAAGGCGGTCAGCGACATCGTCGACGCCGACACTGGCGAGGTGATCGTCGAGGCCGGCAAGAAGCTGACCGCGCGCGCCGCCCGCCAGCTCGCCGAAAAGGGCGTCAAGGCGATCAAGATCCAATCTGAGGATCTCTATGGGCAGTTCCTCGCGCAGGATCTCTTCGATCCGTCGACCGGCGAGATTTTCGCGGAGGCGGGCGACGAGATCACGGTGAAATCGCTGCCGCTGCTCGTCGAAAAGGGATTCGACGAGCTTCCCGTGCTCGACATCGACCATATCAACATCGGTCCCTATATCCGCAACACGCTGGCGGTCGACAAGAACAACTCGCGCGAGGACGCGCTGTTCGACATTTATCGCGTCATGCGCCCCGGCGAGCCGCCGACGATGGATACGGCGGAGGCGATGTTCTATTCGCTGTTCTTCGATTCCGAGCGCTATGATCTCTCGGCGGTCGGCCGCGTGAAGATGAACATGCGTCTCGACCTCGACGCGCCGGACACGATGCGCGTGCTGCGCAAGGACGACATTGTCGCCGTGGTGCGCGCGCTCGTCGATCTGCGCGACGGCCGCGGCGAGATCGACGATATCGACCATCTCGGCAACCGCCGCGTGCGCAGCGTGGGCGAGCTGATGGAGAATCAGTATCGTCTCGGCCTCCTGCGCATGGAGCGCGCGATCAAGGAGCGCATGTCCTCGGTCGACATCGACACGGTGATGCCGCAGGATCTCATCAACGCCAAGCCGGCGGCGGCGGCGGTGCGCGAGTTCTTCGGCTCATCGCAGCTCTCGCAATTCATGGACCAGACCAATCCGCTGTCGGAGATCACCCATAAGCGCCGTCTCTCGGCGCTAGGTCCGGGCGGTCTGACGCGCGAGCGCGCCGGCTTCGAGGTGCGCGACGTGCATCCGACGCACTACGGCCGCATCTGTCCGATCGAGACGCCGGAAGGTCCGAACATCGGCCTCATCAACTCGCTCGCGACCTTCGCGCGCGTGAACAAATATGGCTTCATCGAGGGCCCGTATCGCCGCGTGCGCGACGGCAAGGTGACGAGCGAGGTCGCCTATCTCTCCGCCATGGAAGAGCAGAAATACCACGTCGCCCAGGCCAATGCGCCGATCGACGCGGAGGGCAATCTGCTCGAAGACCTCGTGCTCTGTCGTCACGCCGGCGATGTCGTGCTCGTCCCGCGCGAGCGCGTCGACGCGATGGATGTGTCGCCCAAGCAGCTCGTCTCGGTCGCCGCGGCGCTCATCCCGTTCCTCGAGAACGACGACGCCAACCGCGCGCTGATGGGCTCCAACATGCAGCGTCAGGCCGTGCCGCTGGTGAAGGCGGACGCGCCGCTGGTCGGCACCGGCATGGAGCCGATCGTCGCCGCCGACTCGGGCGCCGCCATCGCCGCGCGCCGCGCCGGCGTCGTCGATCAGATCGACGCGACCCGTATCGTCGTCCGCGCGACGGAGGAGCAGGACCCGACCAAGCCGGGCGTCGACATCTATCGCTTGATGAAGTTCCAGCGCTCGAACCAGTCGACCTGCATCAATCAGAAGCCTCTGGTGAAGGTCGGCGACTATGTGACGAAGGGCGACATCATCGCCGACGGTCCCTCGACCGATCTCGGCGATCTGGCGCTCGGCCGCAATGTGCTCGTCGCCTTCATGCCCTGGAACGGCTACAACTTCGAGGACTCGATCCTTCTCAACGAGCGCATCGTCAAGGACGACGTCTTCACCTCGATCCATATCGACGAATTCGAGGTGATGGCGCGCGACACTAAGCTCGGCCCGGAGGAGATCACCCGCGACATTCCGAACGTCTCGGAAGAGACGCTGAAGAATCTCGACGAGGCCGGCATCGTCTATATCGGCGCGGAAGTGCAGGCCGGCGACATTCTCGTCGGCAAGATCACGCCCAAGGGCGAGAGCCCGATGACGCCGGAGGAGAAGCTGCTCCGCGCCATCTTCGGCGAGAAGGCGTCCGACGTTCGCGACACGTCTCTGCGCGTGCCGCCGGGCGTGCAGGGCACGATCGTCGAGGTGCGCGTGTTCAACCGCCATGGCGTCGAGAAGGACGAGCGCGCCCAGGCGATCGAGCGCGAGGAGATCGAGCGTCTCGCCAAGGACCGCGACGACGAGCTCGCCATCCTCGACCGAAACACCTACGCCCGTCTCTTCGAGATGCTGGTTGGCAAGGTCGCGATCGCGGGTCCGAAGACCTTCAAGAAGGACCAGCCGCTCAACCAGGCGATCCTCGACGAATATCCCCGCTCGCAGTGGTGGACCTTCGTCATCGAGGACGACAATCTGATGAGCGGCATCGAAGCCGTGCGCAAGCAATATGACGAGTCGAAGAAGGGTCTCGAGAACCGCTTCCTCGACAAGGTCGAGAAGCTGCAGCGCGGCGACGAGCTGCCGCCCGGCGTGATGAAGATGGTCAAGGTCTTCGTCGCGGTGAAGCGCAAGATCCAGCCCGGCGACAAAATGGCCGGACGCCACGGCAATAAGGGCGTGGTGTCGCGCATCGTGCCGCAGGAGGACATGCCCTTCCTCGAGGACGGCCAGCCCGTCGATATCGTGCTGAACCCGCTCGGCGTGCCGAGCCGCATGAATGTCGGGCAGATTCTCGAGACGCATCTGGGCTGGGCCTGCGCCGGCCTCGGCAAGCAGGTGGGCGCCGCCGTCGACGCCTATATGCGCAGCAAGGATACGAAGCCGCTTCGGGAGAAGCTCACCGACATCTATGGGCCGAACGAGTCGCTCGAGGGACTCGACGACACGACGGTGGTGGAGGTCGGCAAGAATCTGCGCCGCGGCGTGCCGATCGCGACGCCGGTCTTCGACGGCGCGCGCGAGAAGGACATCGTCGAGATGCTGTCGCGGGCGGGGCTCGCCTCTTCCGGTCAGGTGACCTTGTTCGACGGGCGCAGCGGCGAAGCCTTCGACCGTAAGGTGACTGTCGGCTACATTTATATGCTGAAGCTGCATCACCTCGTCGACGACAAGATCCACGCCCGCTCGATCGGCCCCTATTCGCTGGTCACGCAGCAGCCGCTGGGCGGCAAGGCCCAGTTCGGCGGACAGCGTTTCGGCGAGATGGAGGTCTGGGCGCTCGAGGCCTATGGCGCGGCCTATACGCTGCAGGAGATGCTCACGGTGAAGTCGGACGACGTCGCCGGCCGCACCAAGGTCTATGAGTCGATCGTGCGCGGCGACGACACTTTCGAGTCCGGCATCCCAGAAAGCTTCAACGTGCTCATCAAGGAGATGCGTTCGCTGGCGCTCAATGTCGAGCTCACCTCCGCCGAGCCCGAGGAGGACGAGGAGACGCCTTCGTCCGAGACGACGGCCGAGGCGGCGGAATGA
- the rpoC gene encoding DNA-directed RNA polymerase subunit beta' yields the protein MNQQEVMNLFNPVVQPQAFDQIQISIASPEKILSWSFGEIKKPETINYRTFKPERDGLFCARIFGPIKDYECLCGKYKRMKYKGVICEKCGVEVTLARVRRDRMGHISLAAPVAHIWFLKSLPSRIGLLLDMTLKDLERILYFESYIVIDAGLTPLKERQLLTEDEYLRAQDEYGQDHFTAMIGAEAIRKILESMDLEGIAVRLRQEIAEATTELKPKKLAKRLKIIEAFIQSGNKPEWMILKEIPVIPPDLRPLVPLDGGRFATSDLNDLYRRVINRNNRLKRLIELRAPDIIIRNEKRMLQEAVDALFDNGRRGRVITGANKRPLKSLADMLKGKQGRFRQNLLGKRVDYSGRSVIVVGPELKLHQCGLPKKMALELFKPFIYSRLDAKGHSATVKQAKKLVEKEKPEVWDILDEVIREHPVLLNRAPTLHRLGIQAFEPVLIEGKAIQLHPLVCAAFNADFDGDQMAVHVPLSLEAQLEARVLMMSTNNILHPANGQPIIVPSQDIVLGLYYLSLERDGEPGQGMMFADQGEIEHALAAKAITLQTKIKGRAWTYDEKGQRVSKIFDTTPGRLILGQLLPRNPKIPFDAANRLMTKKEISNMIDTVYRNCGQKETVIFCDRIMSLGFREAFKAGISFGKDDMVIPETKERIIEETRGATKEYEQQYNDGLITQGEKYNKVVDAWMKCSEKLAEEMMIRISTVRKDEHGRDLPINSIYMMSHSGARGSPAQMKQLAAMRGLMTKPSGEIIETPIISNFKEGLTVLEYFNSTHGSRKGLSDTALKTANSGYLTRRLVDVAQDSIITTVDCGTEKGIRMRAIIDAGQVVASLTSRILGRTAAEDLRDQQGKVIVPNGEMIQEWHIEPINAAGLQEVKIRSVLTCESKNGVCGKCYGRDLARGTPVNMGEAVGVIAAQSIGEPGTQLTMRTFHIGGAAQLADQSFVESNFEGTVHIRNRHVARNSDGDLIVMARNVAAVIVGPDGVERAVNRIQYGARLKVDEGDKIKRGDRIAEWDPYTRPIVSEVDGAIGFEDLVEGQSVSETADESTGITKRVVMDWRLNARSASLKPAILIKSADGKVIKLQRGGDARYTLPADSIIAVEPGAQIKAGDIVARISLESAKTRDITGGLPRVAELFEARRPKDHAIIAEISGTVQFGRDYKNKQRLSIVPHEEGGDPVEYLIPKGKHIHLQDGDVVEKGDYIVDGNPAPHDILAIKGVEELAAYLVNEIQEVYRLQGVNINDKHIEVIVRQMLQKVDIVDAGDTGFLDGEQVDQTELDEANIKALEEGKKPGHGTPVLLGITKASLQTRSFFSAASFQETTRVLTEAAVNGKVDPLVGLKENVIVGRLIPAGTGAAMAKFRGIATGRDDLIIEQRATESETRSTTPRLPPAAAE from the coding sequence ATGAATCAGCAAGAGGTCATGAATCTCTTCAATCCGGTCGTCCAGCCGCAGGCGTTCGACCAGATTCAGATTTCGATCGCGAGCCCGGAGAAAATCCTCTCCTGGTCGTTCGGCGAGATCAAAAAGCCGGAGACGATCAACTACCGCACCTTCAAGCCGGAGCGCGACGGCCTGTTCTGCGCCCGCATCTTTGGCCCGATCAAGGATTACGAGTGCTTGTGCGGCAAGTACAAGCGCATGAAATACAAGGGCGTCATCTGCGAGAAATGCGGCGTCGAGGTCACGCTGGCGCGCGTGCGGCGCGACCGCATGGGCCATATCTCGCTCGCCGCGCCCGTCGCGCATATCTGGTTCCTGAAGTCTCTGCCCTCGCGCATCGGCCTTCTGCTCGACATGACGCTGAAGGATCTCGAGCGCATCCTCTACTTCGAGAGCTATATCGTCATCGATGCGGGCCTGACGCCTCTGAAGGAGCGTCAGCTCCTGACCGAGGACGAATATCTGCGCGCCCAGGACGAATATGGGCAGGATCACTTCACCGCCATGATCGGCGCCGAGGCGATCCGCAAAATCCTCGAGTCGATGGACCTCGAGGGCATCGCCGTGCGGCTGCGCCAGGAGATCGCCGAGGCGACGACCGAGCTCAAGCCCAAGAAGCTCGCCAAGCGCTTGAAGATCATCGAGGCCTTCATCCAGTCCGGCAATAAGCCGGAGTGGATGATCCTCAAGGAAATCCCCGTCATTCCGCCGGACCTGCGTCCGCTGGTTCCGCTCGACGGCGGCCGCTTCGCGACCTCGGATCTGAACGATCTCTACCGCCGCGTCATCAACCGCAACAATCGTCTGAAGCGGCTGATCGAGCTGCGCGCGCCGGACATCATCATCCGCAACGAAAAGCGCATGTTGCAGGAGGCCGTCGACGCTCTGTTCGACAATGGCCGCCGCGGCCGCGTCATCACCGGCGCCAATAAGCGCCCGCTGAAGTCGCTCGCCGATATGCTGAAGGGCAAGCAGGGCCGCTTCCGTCAGAACCTGCTCGGCAAGCGCGTCGACTATTCCGGCCGTTCCGTCATCGTCGTGGGCCCGGAGCTCAAGCTCCATCAATGCGGCCTGCCGAAGAAGATGGCGCTGGAGCTGTTCAAGCCCTTCATCTATTCGCGTCTCGACGCGAAGGGCCATTCGGCCACGGTGAAGCAGGCCAAGAAGCTGGTCGAGAAAGAGAAGCCGGAGGTTTGGGACATCCTCGACGAGGTGATCCGCGAGCATCCGGTGCTGCTCAATCGCGCCCCGACGCTCCATCGCCTCGGCATTCAGGCCTTCGAGCCGGTGCTGATCGAGGGCAAGGCGATCCAGCTGCATCCGCTCGTCTGCGCCGCCTTCAACGCCGACTTCGACGGCGACCAGATGGCCGTGCATGTGCCGCTGTCGCTGGAAGCCCAGCTCGAAGCGCGCGTGCTGATGATGTCGACCAACAACATCCTGCATCCGGCCAATGGTCAGCCGATCATCGTGCCATCGCAGGACATCGTTCTCGGCCTCTATTATCTGTCGCTGGAGCGCGACGGCGAGCCCGGACAGGGCATGATGTTCGCCGATCAGGGCGAGATCGAGCATGCGCTGGCCGCCAAGGCGATCACGCTGCAGACCAAGATCAAGGGCCGCGCCTGGACCTATGACGAGAAGGGCCAACGCGTGTCGAAAATCTTCGACACGACGCCCGGCCGTCTGATCCTCGGCCAGCTCCTGCCGCGCAATCCGAAGATTCCCTTCGACGCAGCCAACAGACTGATGACGAAGAAGGAAATCTCCAACATGATCGACACCGTCTACCGCAACTGCGGTCAGAAGGAGACGGTCATCTTCTGCGATCGCATCATGTCCCTCGGCTTCCGCGAGGCGTTCAAGGCGGGCATCTCCTTCGGCAAGGACGACATGGTCATCCCGGAGACGAAGGAGCGCATCATAGAGGAGACGCGCGGCGCGACGAAGGAATATGAGCAGCAGTACAATGACGGCCTCATCACCCAGGGCGAGAAATACAATAAGGTCGTCGACGCCTGGATGAAGTGCTCGGAGAAGCTCGCCGAGGAGATGATGATCCGCATCTCCACCGTCCGCAAGGACGAGCATGGCCGCGATCTGCCGATCAACTCCATCTATATGATGTCGCACTCGGGCGCGCGCGGCTCGCCCGCGCAGATGAAGCAGCTCGCGGCGATGCGCGGCCTCATGACCAAGCCCTCGGGCGAGATCATCGAGACCCCGATCATCTCGAACTTCAAAGAGGGCCTCACCGTTCTCGAATACTTCAACTCCACCCACGGCTCGCGCAAGGGCCTGTCGGACACGGCGTTGAAGACCGCGAACTCGGGCTATCTCACCCGCCGTCTCGTCGACGTGGCGCAGGATTCGATCATCACCACGGTCGATTGCGGCACCGAGAAGGGCATTCGCATGCGGGCGATCATCGACGCCGGTCAGGTCGTCGCCTCGCTCACCTCGCGCATTCTCGGCCGCACCGCGGCGGAGGATCTGCGCGACCAGCAGGGCAAGGTGATCGTCCCCAATGGCGAGATGATCCAGGAGTGGCACATCGAGCCGATCAACGCCGCCGGTCTTCAAGAAGTGAAGATCCGCTCGGTGCTGACCTGCGAGTCGAAGAACGGCGTCTGCGGCAAATGCTACGGGCGCGACCTCGCCCGCGGCACGCCCGTCAACATGGGCGAGGCGGTCGGCGTCATCGCGGCGCAGTCGATCGGCGAGCCGGGCACGCAGCTCACCATGCGCACCTTCCACATCGGCGGCGCGGCGCAGCTCGCGGACCAGTCCTTCGTCGAGTCGAATTTCGAAGGCACGGTGCATATCCGCAACCGCCATGTGGCGCGCAATTCGGATGGCGATCTCATCGTCATGGCGCGTAACGTCGCGGCGGTGATCGTCGGGCCGGACGGCGTCGAGCGGGCCGTCAACCGTATCCAATATGGCGCAAGGCTGAAGGTGGACGAAGGCGACAAGATCAAGCGCGGCGACCGCATCGCGGAATGGGATCCCTATACGCGTCCCATCGTCAGCGAGGTCGACGGGGCGATCGGCTTCGAGGATCTGGTCGAAGGCCAGTCGGTGTCGGAGACGGCCGACGAATCGACCGGCATCACCAAGCGCGTCGTCATGGACTGGCGCCTCAATGCGCGTTCGGCGAGCTTGAAGCCGGCGATCCTCATCAAGAGCGCCGACGGCAAGGTGATCAAGCTGCAGCGCGGCGGCGACGCCCGCTACACGCTGCCGGCCGACTCGATCATCGCGGTCGAGCCGGGCGCGCAGATCAAGGCCGGCGACATTGTCGCGCGTATCTCGCTAGAGAGCGCCAAGACGCGCGACATCACCGGCGGTCTGCCGCGCGTCGCCGAGCTGTTCGAGGCGCGCCGTCCCAAGGACCACGCGATCATCGCGGAAATCTCCGGAACGGTGCAATTCGGCCGCGACTATAAGAACAAGCAGCGCCTCTCCATCGTCCCGCACGAGGAAGGCGGCGATCCGGTCGAATATCTGATCCCCAAGGGCAAGCACATCCATCTCCAGGACGGCGACGTCGTGGAGAAGGGCGATTATATCGTCGACGGAAATCCGGCGCCGCACGACATTCTGGCCATCAAGGGCGTGGAGGAGCTGGCGGCTTACCTCGTCAACGAGATCCAGGAGGTCTACCGGCTGCAGGGCGTCAACATCAACGACAAGCACATCGAAGTGATCGTGCGTCAGATGTTGCAGAAGGTCGATATCGTCGATGCGGGCGACACTGGCTTCCTCGACGGCGAGCAGGTCGATCAGACCGAGCTCGATGAAGCCAATATCAAGGCGTTGGAAGAAGGCAAGAAGCCGGGTCACGGCACGCCCGTGCTGCTCGGAATCACCAAGGCGTCGCTGCAGACGCGCTCCTTCTTCTCGGCGGCCTCCTTCCAGGAGACGACCCGCGTCCTCACCGAGGCGGCCGTCAATGGCAAGGTCGATCCGCTGGTCGGCCTGAAGGAGAATGTGATCGTCGGCCGTCTGATCCCGGCCGGCACCGGCGCCGCTATGGCGAAGTTCCGTGGCATCGCCACGGGCCGCGACGATCTCATCATCGAGCAGCGCGCCACGGAATCCGAGACGCGCTCGACGACCCCGCGCCTGCCGCCCGCCGCGGCGGAGTGA